The Apibacter raozihei genome contains a region encoding:
- the hisG gene encoding ATP phosphoribosyltransferase: protein MNKLKIAIQKSGRLSDKSLELLRECGIKISNGNQKLKTVSSNFPIEILFLRDDDIPQYVEQNVADVGILGENEVWEKERKVETIKKVGFGNCRLSLAIPKDENYTGISYFNHKKIATSYPKILSKFCKENNLNVEIEEISGSVEIAPGIGLANCIFDIVSTGSTLLMNGLKEVETITESEAVIIKSTNLSNEKQQILNQLLFRIQSVLYSRENKYILLNAPNDKIKDIISLLPGMRSPTVLPLAEEGWSSIHSVIKEDDFWEIIDQLKEIGAQGILVIPIEKMIL, encoded by the coding sequence ATGAACAAACTGAAAATTGCTATTCAGAAAAGCGGTCGCCTAAGTGATAAATCTCTGGAATTACTAAGAGAATGTGGTATCAAAATATCTAATGGAAATCAAAAACTTAAGACGGTATCTTCCAATTTTCCCATTGAAATACTTTTTTTACGTGATGATGATATTCCGCAGTATGTTGAACAAAACGTTGCTGATGTCGGAATATTAGGTGAAAACGAAGTTTGGGAAAAAGAACGAAAAGTGGAAACCATAAAAAAAGTGGGTTTTGGAAATTGCAGGTTATCTTTAGCTATTCCTAAAGATGAAAACTATACCGGCATTTCCTATTTTAATCACAAAAAAATTGCTACCAGCTATCCTAAAATTTTAAGTAAATTCTGCAAAGAAAATAACCTGAATGTAGAAATTGAAGAGATAAGCGGAAGCGTTGAAATAGCACCCGGTATAGGACTTGCCAATTGTATTTTCGATATTGTTAGCACCGGTAGCACTCTCTTAATGAATGGATTAAAAGAGGTTGAAACTATTACAGAAAGTGAAGCTGTCATCATTAAATCTACTAATCTTTCCAACGAAAAACAGCAAATACTGAATCAATTACTTTTCAGAATTCAATCGGTGCTATATTCAAGAGAAAATAAATACATACTGCTTAATGCACCCAATGATAAAATAAAAGATATTATTTCTCTACTTCCCGGAATGAGAAGTCCGACAGTTCTACCTTTGGCTGAAGAAGGCTGGAGCAGTATCCATTCGGTAATTAAAGAAGATGATTTCTGGGAAATTATTGATCAGCTCAAAGAAATAGGTGCACAGGGAATTTTAGTTATTCCGATTGAAAAAATGATTCTTTAA
- a CDS encoding Rossmann-fold NAD(P)-binding domain-containing protein: MNLPQSSHKIGIIGCGWLGFRLAKYLSAQYALTVTTTTPSKVPLLNSEGFSSHLLDLSSIFFENNTHLKNELSETTHIILSIPFSKNALLSEIKIKIKNLLTLLEGYRGIVILFSSIGIYPDTGQPISEDTIDPCLLNKNLHYVENSLQSAFSDLLILRLGGLMGDDRFFSKYFKNKPIPNPYSRVNHIHYTDICRLVKKLIEYNYNKKTYNLVAPLHPTKVELFNFQMNKKENDIVQSENTFQSGKIVSSEKITTELNYQFTYPDPLNFK, from the coding sequence ATGAATTTACCTCAAAGCTCTCATAAAATCGGAATTATTGGATGCGGATGGCTTGGATTTCGTTTAGCTAAATATCTGTCTGCTCAATATGCTTTAACTGTTACTACCACGACTCCATCAAAAGTCCCTTTATTGAATAGTGAAGGTTTTTCATCTCATCTGCTGGATTTATCGAGCATTTTTTTTGAAAATAACACACATTTAAAAAATGAATTATCAGAAACGACTCATATAATTCTCAGCATTCCATTCTCTAAAAACGCCCTCTTGTCTGAGATAAAAATAAAAATTAAAAATTTACTTACTCTTTTAGAAGGATATAGGGGTATTGTTATTTTATTCAGCAGCATTGGCATATATCCGGATACAGGGCAACCCATATCAGAAGATACCATTGATCCTTGCTTATTAAATAAAAACCTACACTATGTCGAAAATTCTTTGCAAAGTGCTTTCTCTGATCTTTTAATTTTACGATTAGGAGGATTAATGGGCGATGATCGTTTCTTTTCAAAGTACTTTAAAAATAAGCCTATTCCCAATCCTTACAGCAGAGTCAATCACATTCATTATACTGATATCTGCAGGCTTGTGAAAAAATTGATTGAATATAATTACAATAAAAAAACTTACAATCTGGTTGCTCCTTTACACCCAACCAAAGTTGAGTTATTTAATTTCCAAATGAATAAAAAAGAAAATGATATTGTTCAATCAGAAAATACTTTTCAATCCGGAAAAATCGTTTCTTCAGAAAAAATAACTACGGAATTAAACTATCAATTTACTTATCCGGATCCACTTAACTTCAAATAA
- a CDS encoding DUF981 family protein — MDHLHIDWSQLPTYNTIMALFSGASLISVAHTGKKMLTGEVNPKGWSINFFVLGFVLTLTGAHMTLTWPLARYFPFDNIIFGEPVLALGVLNLVLSFLFWNKADEILHSIYPLQYICKLLSPLKIIFYGLGLMLISISIAGVNFEFFAAPKEEPVSGYFADYPWLEAWGLSSVFFGVGIAAFLSAYFITHYQKQTIQTSWIAMLNYRS; from the coding sequence ATGGATCATTTACATATTGACTGGTCACAACTGCCAACGTATAATACAATTATGGCATTATTCTCCGGAGCTTCTTTGATTTCTGTTGCTCATACTGGTAAAAAAATGTTAACCGGGGAAGTAAACCCTAAAGGGTGGAGCATTAATTTTTTTGTATTAGGATTTGTTCTTACTTTAACCGGAGCTCATATGACACTTACCTGGCCGCTAGCTAGATATTTCCCATTCGATAATATCATTTTTGGAGAACCAGTTCTAGCCCTTGGTGTTCTAAATTTAGTACTTTCTTTTCTCTTTTGGAACAAAGCGGATGAGATACTTCACAGTATTTATCCTTTGCAATATATTTGTAAACTTTTATCTCCTCTAAAAATTATTTTCTATGGATTAGGCTTGATGTTAATTAGTATCAGCATAGCGGGTGTAAATTTTGAATTCTTTGCAGCTCCTAAAGAAGAACCTGTATCAGGATATTTTGCAGACTATCCATGGCTGGAGGCCTGGGGATTATCTTCTGTTTTCTTTGGAGTGGGTATAGCCGCTTTTTTATCTGCTTATTTTATTACTCATTATCAAAAGCAAACAATACAAACCAGCTGGATTGCAATGTTGAATTATCGCTCTTAA
- a CDS encoding putative quinol monooxygenase, translating into MSELKIIAGILLKPEHKEEVKKALFTIVDESRKEEGNISYDLHQDTKEPLKYIFIEVWKSQQAIDSHNTSIHFRNFVKSIEGKFDSLEIDIIKKVY; encoded by the coding sequence ATGTCCGAGTTAAAAATCATAGCAGGAATCCTTTTAAAACCTGAACATAAAGAAGAAGTAAAAAAAGCACTTTTTACTATTGTTGACGAAAGCAGAAAAGAAGAAGGAAATATATCTTACGATCTTCATCAAGACACCAAAGAACCTCTTAAGTATATATTTATAGAAGTCTGGAAATCTCAGCAAGCTATTGACTCACACAATACAAGTATCCATTTTCGAAATTTCGTCAAAAGTATAGAAGGTAAATTTGATAGCCTTGAAATAGATATTATAAAAAAAGTATATTAA
- a CDS encoding YqjF family protein translates to MSFLTAEWRKLIMANYIIPKELVTPYLPKGTEIDTWNNNCYVSLVGFMFLNTKVLGIKIPYHINFEEVNLRFYVKRKEDNSIKRGVVFIKEIVPKAAITLVANNLYKENYETQKMNHQWDISDKLNISYQWKAKKEWQSMEVTALNTPQIMEKNSEAEFIAEHYWGYAEINKNKTMEYEVTHPRWKTYPIENYSIQVDFTKVYGNEFALLNSIQPASVFLIEGSEITIEKNKITS, encoded by the coding sequence ATGAGCTTTTTAACCGCAGAATGGAGAAAACTAATTATGGCAAATTATATAATTCCTAAAGAATTAGTTACTCCTTATCTTCCTAAAGGAACAGAAATAGACACCTGGAATAACAACTGCTACGTAAGTTTGGTTGGCTTTATGTTTTTAAACACTAAAGTTTTAGGTATAAAAATACCTTATCACATTAACTTTGAAGAAGTAAACTTACGTTTTTATGTAAAACGCAAAGAGGATAATTCAATAAAAAGAGGTGTTGTTTTTATAAAAGAAATTGTACCCAAAGCCGCTATAACGCTAGTAGCTAATAATTTATATAAAGAAAACTACGAAACACAAAAAATGAATCATCAATGGGATATTTCAGATAAATTAAATATTTCTTATCAATGGAAAGCTAAAAAAGAATGGCAAAGTATGGAAGTTACGGCATTGAATACACCACAAATTATGGAGAAAAACTCTGAAGCTGAATTTATAGCTGAACATTATTGGGGATACGCAGAAATTAACAAAAATAAAACCATGGAATACGAAGTGACTCACCCCAGATGGAAAACTTACCCTATAGAAAACTATTCTATTCAAGTTGATTTTACTAAAGTTTACGGCAATGAGTTTGCCCTGCTGAATTCTATACAACCAGCATCTGTATTTCTTATTGAAGGTTCTGAAATTACAATAGAAAAAAATAAAATTACATCTTAG
- a CDS encoding GbsR/MarR family transcriptional regulator, translating to MELNEAKEKYIKTWGTLASQWGTNRTMAQIHALLLISSKVLSTEEIMLELKISRGNANTNIRSLMDWGLVKKELIAGDRKEYFKAEKDALEMFKRIVKERKKRELESIIQTMDELQIIDDQSEEGKEFKKVIGDIHSVTKKSNRIIEIILKLDNHWLFERVVKILK from the coding sequence ATGGAATTAAATGAAGCAAAAGAAAAATATATCAAGACTTGGGGAACTTTAGCCTCACAATGGGGTACTAACAGAACCATGGCCCAGATTCATGCACTTTTACTTATAAGTTCCAAAGTCTTATCTACAGAAGAAATAATGTTAGAGCTTAAAATATCCAGAGGGAATGCTAATACAAATATTAGGTCTTTGATGGATTGGGGACTCGTAAAAAAAGAATTGATTGCTGGAGACAGGAAAGAATATTTTAAGGCGGAAAAAGACGCTCTTGAAATGTTTAAGCGAATAGTTAAGGAACGTAAGAAAAGAGAATTAGAATCAATCATTCAGACTATGGATGAACTTCAAATCATTGATGATCAATCAGAGGAAGGAAAAGAGTTTAAAAAGGTTATTGGAGATATTCATAGCGTTACTAAGAAGTCTAACCGTATTATTGAAATAATATTGAAACTAGACAATCACTGGCTTTTTGAAAGAGTAGTAAAAATACTCAAATAA
- the hisC gene encoding histidinol-phosphate transaminase gives MRDIKKLARPNVIAMQPYSSARDESGGVEGIFLDANENPFGENNRYPDPYQQQLKQKLSQVKNISPDKIFVGNGSDEIIDHIYRVFCNPGKDKVMFFSPTFGMYQVAAELNEVEIIDIPLTSDFQINLEEAQKYFADPHLKVIVICTPNNPTGNNINPKDIDFILDNFKGIIAIDEAYIEFTDQNSYLDKVNNFPNLIIFQTLSKAWGIAGARVGMAYANPEIIQLLNKVKHPYNISVLNQKAALESLSHKEEFEKRKKIILDEKEKIRQELEKLSMVTKIFPSDTNFFLVEFTDANQVFQKLLDQAIVVRNQSSKIKNCLRITVGSPEENEKLIAALKKLN, from the coding sequence ATGAGAGATATAAAAAAATTAGCCCGCCCCAATGTTATCGCTATGCAACCCTACTCTTCTGCACGAGATGAGTCCGGCGGTGTAGAGGGTATTTTTCTAGATGCCAATGAAAATCCTTTTGGGGAAAACAACCGATATCCCGATCCTTATCAACAGCAACTCAAACAAAAATTAAGTCAGGTTAAAAATATTTCTCCCGATAAGATTTTTGTAGGTAATGGAAGTGATGAAATTATTGATCATATTTATCGGGTTTTTTGTAATCCCGGAAAAGACAAAGTTATGTTTTTCAGCCCTACCTTCGGAATGTATCAGGTTGCCGCAGAACTTAACGAAGTAGAGATTATAGACATTCCCTTAACTTCCGATTTTCAAATTAATTTAGAGGAAGCTCAAAAATATTTTGCAGACCCTCACTTAAAAGTAATAGTAATTTGTACCCCTAACAATCCTACCGGAAATAACATCAATCCTAAAGACATTGATTTTATTTTAGATAATTTTAAGGGAATTATTGCGATTGATGAAGCTTATATTGAATTTACCGATCAAAATTCCTATTTAGATAAAGTAAACAATTTTCCGAATCTTATTATTTTCCAAACTTTAAGTAAAGCTTGGGGTATTGCGGGTGCCCGCGTAGGAATGGCCTATGCTAATCCAGAAATTATTCAGTTATTAAATAAAGTAAAGCATCCGTATAATATTAGTGTTTTAAATCAAAAAGCAGCGTTAGAGTCGTTAAGCCATAAGGAAGAGTTCGAAAAAAGAAAAAAAATAATTCTTGACGAAAAGGAAAAAATACGTCAAGAACTTGAGAAGTTATCTATGGTTACTAAAATATTTCCTTCGGATACGAATTTTTTTCTGGTTGAGTTTACCGATGCCAATCAAGTTTTTCAGAAACTTCTAGACCAGGCTATAGTGGTTAGAAATCAATCTTCTAAAATTAAAAACTGCCTGCGAATCACAGTAGGATCTCCTGAAGAGAATGAAAAATTAATTGCTGCTTTAAAAAAACTAAACTAA
- the hisB gene encoding bifunctional histidinol-phosphatase/imidazoleglycerol-phosphate dehydratase HisB gives MKKVLFIDRDGTLVIEPPVDYQLDSLEKLEFYPGVFQNLAKIATEMDYELVMVTNQDGLGTDSFPEETFWPAQNKIIQAFENEGIKFSEILIDKSFEHENLPTRKPETGMLTHYIKGNYDLANSYVIGDRLTDVQLAKNLGSKSIYMGNEKNSEATLQTQNWAEIYQFLKKQPRKGKVVRNTNETKISVEINLDGSGKSSIHTGLGFYDHMLEQIAKHGNMDLYIQVNGDLYVDEHHTIEDTGIALGEAILQALGSKKGIERYGFLLPMDDCLAQVGIDFGGRPWIVWDAEFKREKIGELPTEMFYHFFKSFSDNAKCNLNIKAEGENEHHKIEAIFKAFAKSIKMAVKQTDDNFSLPSTKGVL, from the coding sequence ATGAAAAAAGTATTATTTATAGACCGGGACGGAACGTTGGTAATTGAACCTCCTGTAGATTATCAGCTGGATAGTCTGGAAAAACTTGAATTTTATCCGGGAGTATTCCAGAATTTAGCTAAAATTGCGACGGAAATGGATTATGAACTGGTTATGGTAACTAATCAGGATGGTTTAGGCACTGATTCTTTTCCGGAAGAAACTTTCTGGCCTGCACAAAATAAAATAATTCAGGCTTTTGAAAATGAAGGAATTAAATTTTCTGAAATTCTCATTGATAAAAGCTTTGAACATGAAAATCTTCCTACCCGAAAACCTGAAACCGGAATGCTCACGCATTATATAAAAGGAAATTACGATTTAGCCAATTCATATGTGATCGGAGATCGTCTTACGGATGTTCAGCTGGCAAAAAATCTAGGGTCAAAATCCATTTATATGGGGAATGAAAAAAATTCGGAAGCTACATTACAAACTCAAAACTGGGCGGAAATTTATCAGTTTCTTAAAAAACAACCTCGTAAAGGAAAGGTAGTACGAAATACCAACGAAACCAAAATATCAGTAGAAATAAATCTGGATGGTTCCGGAAAAAGTTCTATTCATACCGGTTTAGGATTCTATGATCATATGCTGGAACAAATTGCCAAACATGGAAACATGGACTTATACATACAAGTTAATGGCGATTTATACGTAGATGAGCATCACACGATTGAAGATACAGGGATTGCCTTAGGAGAAGCTATTCTACAAGCATTAGGTAGTAAAAAAGGTATTGAGCGCTATGGATTTCTTCTACCAATGGATGATTGTCTGGCACAGGTAGGCATTGATTTTGGGGGACGCCCGTGGATTGTCTGGGATGCTGAATTTAAACGCGAAAAAATTGGCGAACTTCCTACGGAAATGTTCTATCATTTCTTTAAGTCTTTTAGTGATAATGCCAAATGCAATCTGAATATAAAAGCAGAAGGTGAAAATGAACATCATAAAATAGAAGCTATATTTAAGGCTTTTGCCAAATCAATAAAGATGGCTGTAAAACAAACCGATGATAATTTTTCCTTACCCAGCACCAAAGGGGTATTATAA
- a CDS encoding 2Fe-2S iron-sulfur cluster-binding protein — MKFYSLVVHNVKKLTSSTLQIDLLVPEHLKHVFIWKPGQFLRFQFTIDGEIIEREYSICTAPYENYISIAVKKTSHSLVSGYIQDNVRNGTFLNVSAPMGTFGIPSRPNEKRTIVAFSAGSGITPIMSIIKDTLYKEKGVNFYLFYGNSHEKEVIFKHELEELHQAYPENFFLHHFYSEQDIKDKLYKGILDEHKVELIINQIMDWDEVDEALICGPKEMIVTLANAIYGNGIPKKNIHYELYEPIEKVFYDEQIQRSTVKEVKVTYTYEGETRSMNWINNGSSLLDALLDSGIDAPFSCKGGVCGTCQCIKISGDVVLGENLILTEEDISEGKILTCVAQPKSEALVINMDEQ; from the coding sequence ATGAAATTTTATTCGTTAGTAGTACATAATGTAAAAAAGTTGACTTCAAGTACTTTACAAATTGACCTATTAGTTCCGGAGCATTTAAAACATGTATTTATATGGAAGCCCGGTCAGTTTTTAAGATTTCAATTTACTATTGATGGAGAAATAATAGAGCGGGAGTATTCTATATGTACGGCACCGTATGAAAATTATATATCCATAGCAGTCAAAAAAACTTCTCATTCTCTAGTGTCGGGATATATTCAGGATAATGTGAGAAATGGCACATTTTTAAACGTTTCTGCCCCTATGGGAACTTTTGGAATACCTTCCCGTCCCAATGAAAAAAGGACTATTGTAGCTTTTTCTGCAGGCAGTGGTATTACTCCTATCATGAGTATAATTAAAGATACACTCTATAAGGAAAAAGGAGTTAATTTTTATTTGTTCTATGGTAATTCTCACGAAAAAGAAGTTATTTTTAAGCATGAGCTAGAAGAATTGCATCAGGCTTATCCTGAAAATTTTTTTCTTCACCATTTCTACTCTGAACAAGATATTAAAGATAAATTATATAAAGGAATTTTAGATGAACACAAAGTTGAGCTAATCATTAATCAAATCATGGATTGGGATGAGGTGGATGAAGCTTTGATTTGTGGCCCCAAAGAGATGATAGTTACTCTGGCTAATGCTATCTATGGGAATGGGATTCCCAAGAAAAATATTCATTACGAATTATATGAGCCAATTGAGAAAGTTTTTTATGATGAACAAATTCAAAGATCTACAGTGAAAGAGGTAAAAGTTACGTACACTTATGAAGGTGAAACCCGTAGTATGAACTGGATAAATAATGGTTCTTCTTTACTGGATGCTCTTCTTGACAGCGGGATTGATGCTCCGTTCTCCTGTAAAGGCGGAGTTTGCGGTACCTGCCAATGTATTAAAATTTCTGGAGATGTAGTACTAGGTGAAAATCTAATATTAACAGAAGAAGATATTTCTGAAGGTAAAATATTAACTTGTGTAGCTCAGCCTAAGTCAGAAGCTTTGGTTATTAATATGGATGAACAATAA
- a CDS encoding type I restriction enzyme HsdR N-terminal domain-containing protein encodes MELPILNFPEKYKFQIKESNSLWYIFDEVRKKWLILTPEEWVRQHTIRFLKKQNQITDSAFVIEKKIELNRQTKRIDILINNKLQPWLLVECKAPEILLTRETFEQAARYNLQIKADFLMLTNGMHHIYFYYDQNHNEYKVIDSLNYRGKI; translated from the coding sequence ATGGAACTGCCAATTTTAAATTTTCCTGAAAAGTATAAATTTCAAATCAAAGAGAGTAATTCTCTTTGGTATATTTTTGACGAAGTTAGGAAAAAATGGTTAATCCTGACACCTGAAGAATGGGTGAGACAACACACGATTCGTTTTTTAAAAAAACAAAATCAAATTACAGATTCAGCATTTGTAATTGAAAAGAAAATAGAGCTTAACAGGCAAACCAAGCGTATAGACATTTTAATAAATAATAAATTACAGCCATGGTTACTGGTAGAATGTAAAGCTCCGGAAATATTGTTGACTCGTGAAACTTTTGAACAGGCAGCCCGATATAATTTACAAATAAAAGCTGATTTCTTAATGCTTACTAATGGGATGCATCATATTTACTTTTATTATGATCAAAATCATAACGAATATAAAGTAATTGATTCCTTAAATTACAGGGGTAAAATCTAA
- the holA gene encoding DNA polymerase III subunit delta: protein MKEYNNLVKDIKNKKFLPIYFLEGEEPFYIDKISTLLEENVLNEDEKAFNQNIIYGTESDLDQIISLAKQFPMGSDKQLVIIKEAKGLAFDKSDTFENYIKNPQPSTVLAINYKYKSLDKRKSLTKLLNKQGYLFSSEKLYDNQVPAWIGSLCQSLGLDIDEKSKALLSEFLGTDLSRIDNEIHKLKLILGNSNKITPEIIERNIGISKEYNNFELRKAIVEKNLSQVYKIVDYFEKNPKANPIVLTFGTLISLFTNILIVHTLPIKTPQNIAKELRINPFFANEYLTAIKNYSLKKTTACIAFLRDADMKSKGVDVSSQATTKDILMEMLYKILH from the coding sequence ATGAAAGAATACAATAATTTGGTCAAAGATATTAAAAACAAAAAGTTTTTACCTATTTATTTTTTAGAAGGCGAAGAACCTTTTTATATAGACAAAATAAGTACCCTTCTTGAAGAAAATGTATTAAATGAGGACGAGAAAGCCTTTAACCAGAATATTATATACGGCACGGAATCCGATTTGGATCAGATTATTTCTCTGGCCAAGCAGTTCCCTATGGGATCTGATAAACAACTGGTTATAATTAAAGAGGCAAAGGGGCTTGCCTTTGATAAATCAGATACTTTTGAAAATTACATAAAAAACCCTCAGCCTTCCACCGTGTTGGCTATCAATTATAAATATAAATCGCTTGACAAAAGAAAATCCTTAACCAAATTACTTAATAAACAAGGATACCTATTTTCCAGCGAGAAGCTTTATGACAATCAGGTTCCTGCATGGATAGGCTCTTTATGCCAGTCATTAGGGTTGGACATTGATGAGAAATCAAAAGCACTTCTTTCTGAGTTTTTAGGAACTGACCTTTCCCGCATTGATAATGAAATACATAAGCTAAAGCTTATACTGGGAAATTCAAATAAAATTACTCCGGAAATAATCGAACGTAACATTGGAATAAGCAAAGAATATAATAACTTTGAATTAAGGAAAGCCATAGTAGAAAAAAATTTAAGCCAGGTGTATAAGATTGTGGATTATTTTGAAAAAAACCCAAAAGCAAATCCTATTGTATTAACTTTTGGAACCTTAATTAGTCTTTTTACCAATATTCTTATTGTACATACGCTTCCAATTAAAACACCTCAAAATATAGCGAAAGAATTAAGAATCAATCCTTTTTTTGCCAATGAATATTTAACCGCCATTAAAAACTATTCGTTAAAAAAAACAACAGCCTGCATAGCTTTTTTGAGAGATGCAGATATGAAATCTAAGGGTGTGGATGTATCTTCACAAGCAACTACCAAAGACATACTAATGGAAATGCTTTACAAAATTTTACATTAA
- a CDS encoding DUF4184 family protein codes for MPFTFSHPALILPLKSCKYFSFTGLVLGSMSPDFEYFISMQVIGKQGHTLAGIFYMDLPLCLLFAFLYHQLIRNPLIDHLPLFIKSKVYKFRSFNWIVYWKNHKIQVIFSILLGTFSHLFWDAFTHFDGYFVTKLSILQGEVSHIPVYKLLQHISTLLGAILICWSIIILPDNKCLNLKSENNYWHFLILWTIIFTCIRFVLEPEKLAIGNMIVTPIFVAFIGTIVIGCYSKFIKPAKM; via the coding sequence ATGCCCTTTACTTTTAGCCATCCGGCTTTAATTTTACCTTTGAAAAGCTGTAAGTATTTTTCATTTACAGGGTTAGTGTTGGGAAGTATGAGCCCTGATTTTGAGTATTTTATATCAATGCAGGTGATAGGTAAACAAGGTCATACCCTGGCTGGGATTTTCTATATGGATTTACCTTTATGTTTGTTGTTTGCTTTTCTGTATCATCAATTAATTCGTAACCCTTTGATAGATCATTTACCTTTATTTATCAAATCAAAAGTATATAAATTTAGATCTTTCAATTGGATTGTATATTGGAAAAATCATAAAATTCAAGTAATTTTTTCAATTTTGTTAGGAACATTTTCACATTTGTTCTGGGATGCATTTACCCATTTTGATGGATATTTTGTAACTAAATTAAGTATCTTACAAGGAGAAGTTTCTCATATTCCTGTATATAAATTACTTCAGCATATAAGTACTTTGTTAGGAGCTATTCTGATTTGCTGGTCAATAATAATTCTTCCTGATAATAAGTGTTTAAATTTAAAATCCGAAAATAATTATTGGCATTTTTTAATCCTATGGACAATTATTTTTACATGCATACGCTTTGTACTGGAACCTGAAAAATTAGCCATTGGAAATATGATAGTTACACCTATTTTTGTTGCTTTTATTGGGACCATAGTTATTGGCTGTTATTCAAAATTTATTAAGCCAGCTAAGATGTAA
- the hisD gene encoding histidinol dehydrogenase: MKIVNYPDKEVWTDLTKRPENEKKFLQETVQNIFSEVEKDGDSALLKFTLQFDQAEINEIKVNQTEFTEAEKLVSVELKEAIKQAILNIEKFHSSQQEKPKTIETQSGVECWRESRAIEKVGLYIPGGSAPLFSTVLMLGIPAKLAGCKQIILCTPPDKNGNIHPAILFAAQSVGISEVYKVGGIQAIAALTLGTESIPSVYKIFGPGNQYVTAAKQYAQEFKVCIDLPAGPSEVLVIADSQANPEFVAADLLSQAEHGADSQVILLSTDESILKQTVNAVTTQLEKLPRKEVTQKALNNSRGILFSSLDECFNFSNLYAPEHLILAIGKAKEYTQKIENAGSVFLGNYSCESAGDYASGTNHTLPTNGYARNYSGVSLDSFIKKITFQELSREGLLNIGQTIELMAEAEELFAHKNAVSIRLKTLK; encoded by the coding sequence ATGAAAATTGTAAATTATCCCGATAAAGAAGTATGGACCGATTTAACAAAGCGGCCGGAAAATGAAAAAAAATTTTTACAGGAAACCGTACAAAATATATTTTCTGAAGTTGAAAAAGACGGAGATTCTGCATTACTAAAATTTACTCTTCAATTTGATCAGGCAGAAATTAATGAAATTAAAGTAAATCAGACAGAATTTACTGAAGCAGAAAAATTAGTGTCTGTAGAACTTAAAGAAGCAATTAAACAAGCTATTCTAAATATAGAAAAATTTCATAGTTCGCAACAGGAAAAACCTAAAACTATTGAAACCCAATCAGGAGTTGAATGTTGGAGAGAATCCAGGGCAATAGAGAAAGTAGGCTTATATATACCCGGAGGAAGTGCTCCCCTGTTTTCCACCGTATTAATGTTGGGGATTCCGGCAAAACTGGCTGGATGCAAACAAATAATTTTATGTACCCCTCCGGACAAAAACGGAAATATTCATCCCGCTATCCTATTCGCTGCACAATCTGTCGGAATTTCGGAAGTTTACAAAGTTGGTGGAATACAAGCTATTGCAGCACTTACTTTAGGCACCGAATCCATACCTTCTGTATATAAAATATTTGGACCCGGAAACCAATATGTTACCGCAGCCAAACAATACGCTCAGGAATTTAAAGTCTGCATTGACCTTCCCGCTGGTCCGAGTGAAGTATTGGTGATTGCCGATTCTCAGGCAAACCCGGAATTCGTTGCGGCAGATTTACTTTCTCAGGCAGAACATGGTGCAGACAGCCAGGTTATTCTCCTGAGTACTGATGAATCAATCTTAAAGCAAACCGTAAATGCTGTAACAACTCAGTTAGAAAAACTCCCACGAAAAGAAGTTACACAAAAAGCACTCAATAACAGTAGGGGAATTTTATTTAGTTCTTTAGATGAATGTTTCAATTTCAGCAATTTATATGCTCCCGAACATTTAATTTTAGCTATTGGTAAAGCTAAAGAATATACACAGAAAATAGAAAATGCGGGGTCTGTTTTTTTAGGAAATTACAGTTGTGAAAGTGCCGGTGACTATGCAAGCGGAACCAATCATACCCTTCCCACCAATGGATATGCCCGAAATTATAGCGGAGTTTCTTTGGATAGTTTTATTAAAAAAATAACTTTTCAGGAATTGAGTAGAGAGGGACTTCTGAATATTGGACAAACCATTGAACTAATGGCAGAGGCAGAAGAACTATTTGCTCATAAAAATGCGGTAAGCATAAGATTAAAAACTTTAAAATAA